The genomic window CGCTCGCAATGACGGGAGAAAGTGCGCCTACCCCGCTCAGGCCGCCTCGGAGACCAGGGCCTCGCTGCCGACCAGCTCGGTGCCGATCAGGTAGTCGCGGCAGCCGCGAAGCGAGCGCAGCGCGCGGTTGAAGTCGAGGCCGGTCGAGACCAGCGCATGCAGCGTCGCCGGGTTGCGCACGATGCCGCGCAGCACGGCCGCAAGGTCGATCTGGCCGTTCGGCTTGATCGCGGCGCGAGCGAGTGCCGGCAGCGCACGGTGGGCGGGGTCGCTGATGACGCGGACCGCGGCAAAGGGCAGTCCGGCCTCGGCGGCATAGGCGGCCGCGATATGGCTTTCCATGTCGACGGCCGCAGCTCCGGTCTCCGAATGCAGCGCCGCCTTGCAGGAGCGCCCGGTGACCACTTGCTCGGCACCGGCGAGGCTGCCGCGCACCACGCGGCGGCGTCCCGAGGTCAGGCGTTCGATGAGATCGTCGCCGAGCGACAGCCCGGCGGCCCAGCGGGTGTCGCCGGACAGCACTTCGGTTGCCAGCACGACGTCGCCGGAGCGCAGCGTCGGGTCGAGCCCGCCGGCCACACCGAAGGAGATCACGCCGCGAATCGTCTCGGGATCTACCACCGTCAGCAACGCCCGCAACTGGGTCGGGCTGCTGGATGAACAGATGACCGCCATTCCCGGCCCGGCTGCAATGCGGGCCTCCTGAACCAGTCCAGTCACGATCAGTATCGGCCGCGGGTCGATGGCATTACCCGCGGTAAAATAGTCCCCCGTCCCCAAAGTCACATTCCGACCCCTACCACCCTGCTGTTGGTGTTCCGCAAGTTCCGATACCGCGCCAGCGCCCACAGCGGGAAGAACTTTGGGTAACCATGATACCGTAGATAGAAGACGCGGGGGAAGCCTGTGGCGGTGTACCGCTGCTCGTCCCACAGTCCTTTTTTGTTTTGTGTTGCAATCAGGTACTCCACCCCGCGGGCGACGGCAGGGTGATCAACCTCGCCTGCCGCCATCAGGGCAAGCAAAGCCCATGCCGTTTGCGAAGCGGTCGAGGGCGCGGCCTCCCAGCCCTTGTAATCCAGGCGGTAGCTGACGGCGTCCTCGCCCCAGCCGCCGTCCTCGTTCTGGATCGAGGCCAGCCAGGCCGCGGCTTTGCGAATCATGGGGTCCTTGTGGTCGACGCCGGCCATGTTGAGGGCACAGAGCACGGACCAGGTTCCATAGATGAAGTTCATGCCCCAGCGGCCGTACCAGGAGCCCTCCGGGTGCTGGGTCTTGCGGAGATAGGCAACGCCATCGGCCACCTGCTTGCTGGTCTTCTCGGTCTCGCCGAGCTGGGCCAGCATCGAGATGCAGCGCGCGGTGACGTCCTCGGTCGGCGGGTCGAGCAGCGCACCGTGGTCGGAGAACGGAATGTTGTTCAGGTAATATTCGAGGTTGTTGACGTCGAAGGCGGCCCAGCCGCCGTCGTCGCTCTGCATGCCCTCGATCCACTCCCGGCCGCGGTCGATCGCGGCGTCATAGCCGGTCACCCCGTGCTCCCGGCGCATGCGGTCCAT from Bradyrhizobium zhanjiangense includes these protein-coding regions:
- a CDS encoding phosphorylase — translated: MTLGTGDYFTAGNAIDPRPILIVTGLVQEARIAAGPGMAVICSSSSPTQLRALLTVVDPETIRGVISFGVAGGLDPTLRSGDVVLATEVLSGDTRWAAGLSLGDDLIERLTSGRRRVVRGSLAGAEQVVTGRSCKAALHSETGAAAVDMESHIAAAYAAEAGLPFAAVRVISDPAHRALPALARAAIKPNGQIDLAAVLRGIVRNPATLHALVSTGLDFNRALRSLRGCRDYLIGTELVGSEALVSEAA